The following are encoded in a window of Candidatus Fluviicola riflensis genomic DNA:
- a CDS encoding DNA polymerase III subunit epsilon, whose protein sequence is MNLALQRPFAVFDLETTGVNVTQDRIVEIAIIKVHPDGTEEEYSKRVHPTIPIPKESSEIHGIWDKDVENAPKFAEIADEVAAFIGDADLAGYNSNKFDIPVLAEEFLRCNHSFDVRLRKFVDVQNIFHKMEQRTLAAAYQFYCQQNMENAHNALYDTRVTLDVFKAQLTRYQDLAKTVEGLAEFSRQGNVEWHDFAGRLAVNEKGQVMYNFGKHKGKTVEEIGESEPGYYGWILDADFPLYTKQLLRNEMERIKQSKRAAVAVKQVPEDNASIEDKLAALKNKFSK, encoded by the coding sequence ATGAATCTAGCTCTTCAACGTCCATTCGCTGTATTTGATCTCGAAACAACCGGTGTGAATGTCACCCAGGATCGTATCGTTGAAATTGCGATTATCAAGGTTCACCCTGATGGCACCGAGGAAGAATATTCCAAACGCGTCCACCCTACTATTCCCATTCCGAAAGAATCGAGTGAAATTCACGGAATCTGGGATAAAGACGTTGAAAACGCTCCCAAATTTGCCGAAATAGCTGACGAAGTAGCGGCGTTTATCGGTGATGCCGATCTGGCAGGATACAACTCCAATAAATTTGACATTCCAGTTTTGGCAGAAGAGTTTTTGCGTTGCAATCATTCATTCGATGTGCGTTTGCGCAAGTTTGTGGATGTACAGAACATCTTTCACAAGATGGAGCAACGCACACTGGCGGCGGCTTATCAATTCTACTGTCAGCAGAACATGGAGAATGCCCATAATGCCTTGTATGATACCCGCGTAACGCTGGATGTGTTTAAAGCGCAGCTGACACGTTATCAGGATTTAGCCAAAACGGTAGAAGGTTTGGCAGAATTCTCGCGCCAGGGCAATGTAGAATGGCACGATTTCGCCGGACGTTTGGCAGTTAATGAAAAAGGCCAGGTGATGTACAATTTCGGGAAACATAAAGGTAAGACCGTTGAAGAAATAGGTGAATCGGAACCGGGTTATTACGGTTGGATCCTTGATGCTGATTTCCCGCTCTATACCAAACAATTGCTCCGCAACGAAATGGAGCGCATCAAACAATCCAAACGCGCTGCAGTAGCTGTAAAACAAGTTCCCGAAGACAATGCCAGCATCGAAGACAAACTGGCTGCGCTCAAAAATAAATTTTCAAAATAA
- a CDS encoding diapophytoene dehydrogenase has product MAQIEIRLPKMGESVTEATITNWLKNIGDSVALDEPLVEVATDKVDNELPSEAAGVLVQQLFAKDQVAQVGDVIAIISTDGDSAPVSAPVTTQATPVEVVAETVVAAQTLANGQAPVLEKSGDSGKFYSPLVRSIAEKEGVSMAELETLGGSGLGGRVTKKDILSYIDTRVEGGGVTVATPAAAPVQQPASTPTPAAAPAASNGSSFLSNIKEPVVTANPGDEIIEMDRMRKLIADHMVMSTHVSPHVTSYVEADVTNIVNWRNKMKKDFEKREGENLTFTPIFMEAIVKAIKDFPMINVSVSGTSIIKRKDINIGMATALPSGNLIVPVIKNADRMNLTGIAKSVNELARNARDGKLKPEDIQGGTYTVTNVGTFGNVMGTPIINQPQVAIMALGAIRKMPAVIETAHGDFIGIRHKMFLSHSYDHRVVDGALGGQFVRRVADYLEQFDVNREL; this is encoded by the coding sequence ATGGCACAAATTGAGATTCGTCTTCCTAAAATGGGAGAAAGTGTAACAGAAGCAACCATTACTAATTGGTTAAAAAACATCGGTGACAGCGTTGCGCTTGACGAACCGTTGGTTGAAGTAGCTACCGACAAAGTAGACAACGAACTTCCTTCGGAAGCGGCAGGCGTACTTGTTCAGCAATTATTTGCAAAAGACCAGGTAGCGCAGGTAGGTGATGTGATTGCGATCATTTCTACGGATGGTGACAGTGCTCCGGTGAGCGCTCCTGTAACAACACAGGCAACTCCTGTTGAAGTAGTAGCAGAAACTGTTGTGGCAGCACAAACGCTGGCAAACGGGCAAGCGCCGGTTCTTGAAAAATCAGGTGATTCGGGTAAATTTTACTCACCGCTTGTACGCAGCATTGCAGAAAAAGAAGGTGTAAGCATGGCTGAATTGGAAACCCTTGGTGGTTCCGGTTTAGGTGGTCGTGTTACCAAAAAAGATATTTTATCGTACATCGATACACGCGTCGAAGGCGGTGGTGTAACAGTGGCAACTCCGGCAGCGGCTCCTGTTCAGCAACCAGCTTCAACTCCTACTCCGGCAGCAGCTCCTGCTGCTAGCAATGGTTCTTCATTCTTATCGAATATCAAAGAACCGGTTGTTACAGCCAATCCGGGTGATGAGATCATTGAGATGGACCGCATGCGCAAGCTTATTGCCGATCACATGGTGATGTCGACACACGTTTCTCCCCACGTTACTTCTTATGTAGAGGCCGACGTTACCAATATTGTGAACTGGAGAAACAAAATGAAAAAGGATTTCGAAAAGCGCGAAGGTGAAAACCTGACGTTTACGCCTATTTTCATGGAAGCAATCGTAAAAGCGATCAAAGATTTCCCGATGATCAATGTTTCTGTTTCAGGAACCAGCATCATCAAACGAAAAGACATCAATATCGGAATGGCAACCGCTCTTCCTTCAGGTAACCTGATCGTACCGGTGATCAAAAATGCCGACCGCATGAACCTTACCGGAATTGCGAAATCAGTGAATGAACTGGCACGCAATGCCCGCGATGGCAAATTGAAACCGGAAGACATCCAGGGCGGTACGTATACCGTAACCAATGTGGGAACTTTCGGTAACGTAATGGGAACTCCGATCATCAATCAGCCGCAGGTAGCGATTATGGCTTTGGGAGCTATCCGAAAAATGCCGGCAGTGATCGAAACAGCACATGGTGACTTCATCGGAATCAGACATAAAATGTTCCTCTCGCACTCATATGACCACCGTGTGGTTGACGGAGCGTTGGGTGGGCAATTTGTGCGACGGGTAGCCGATTACCTTGAGCAATTTGACGTTAACCGTGAATTGTAA
- a CDS encoding phosphatidylserine decarboxylase family protein, with protein MTLHREGYATIILASLVLSIMQWGNFLLWQLTGWLWLFLLLTFGILVLAYLIVQFFRIPKRSFTFGPNDVLCPADGKVVVIEEVEETEYFHDKRIQVSIFMSPLNVHANYFPISGKVTFARYHKGLFLVAWHPKSSTDNERSTFVVEHSSGQSVLFRQIAGAVARRICYYAQEGQQAVTGEEFGFIKFGSRVDVFLPLGTELKVKIGEDVKGKLTTLAVLK; from the coding sequence ATGACATTACACCGTGAAGGCTACGCCACTATCATTCTCGCTTCCCTTGTTCTGAGTATCATGCAATGGGGCAATTTCTTGCTTTGGCAATTGACCGGGTGGCTGTGGTTATTCCTTTTACTCACCTTTGGGATTCTTGTATTGGCTTACCTGATCGTGCAGTTTTTCCGTATTCCGAAGCGCAGTTTTACGTTCGGCCCGAATGATGTTTTATGTCCGGCAGACGGTAAAGTGGTCGTGATCGAAGAAGTGGAAGAAACCGAATATTTTCACGATAAACGGATCCAGGTTTCCATTTTTATGTCGCCTTTGAACGTACATGCCAACTACTTTCCTATTAGCGGAAAAGTAACGTTTGCACGTTACCATAAAGGTTTGTTTTTGGTTGCGTGGCACCCGAAAAGCAGCACGGACAATGAACGCAGTACGTTTGTAGTTGAACATTCATCTGGCCAATCGGTATTGTTTCGTCAGATTGCCGGAGCGGTGGCACGCAGAATTTGTTATTACGCCCAGGAAGGCCAGCAGGCTGTGACCGGAGAAGAATTCGGGTTTATTAAATTCGGTTCACGCGTGGATGTATTCTTACCACTTGGCACTGAACTAAAAGTTAAAATCGGCGAAGATGTTAAAGGAAAGTTAACAACCCTTGCCGTGTTGAAATAA
- a CDS encoding sodium-independent anion transporter: MKKYFNLFDLKQKVNYKTEILAGLTVAMTMIPESLSFALLAGFPPLVGLYGAFIMGIFTAVFGGRPGLISGGAGATVIVLIALMKSHGLEYVFAAVALAGVFQILVGVFKLAKFIRLVPQSVMYGFVNGLAIVIFLAQISQFKTSGTHPEWMQGSQLFVMLGLVALTIGLVILIPKITKAIPSSLVAIIFVFGLVYFIGVDTKTVSDIASVQGGLPPFHIPLVPLEWNTLYIIAPYAAIMAGVGLTEGLLTLNLVDEMTQTKGNGNRESIAQGGANILNGFFFGMGGCPMIAQTLVNLSAGARARLSGIISALAILAIVLFGAPVIGELPIAALTGVMIMVAIGTFEWTSFRIFGRMPKADIIIMLIVTVITVFMHNLALAVLIGVIISALVFAWENAKRIRARKFIDDHGVKHYEIFGPLFFGSISAFNEKFDVLDDPQEVVIDFSESRVADMSAIEALNSLTDRYQKIGKKLHLRHLSEDCRQLLKNADRIIEINVLEDPTYRVMTDNS; this comes from the coding sequence ATGAAAAAGTATTTTAATTTGTTTGACCTCAAACAAAAGGTAAACTATAAAACCGAAATTCTTGCCGGACTTACAGTGGCAATGACCATGATCCCTGAATCGTTGTCTTTTGCTTTATTGGCTGGATTTCCACCACTTGTAGGATTATACGGAGCTTTTATTATGGGAATTTTTACCGCTGTTTTTGGGGGCCGACCGGGATTAATTTCCGGTGGAGCAGGTGCAACGGTAATTGTTCTCATCGCACTGATGAAATCTCACGGGTTGGAATACGTTTTTGCGGCAGTAGCTCTCGCAGGAGTATTTCAAATCCTTGTCGGAGTTTTCAAGCTCGCAAAATTTATTCGATTAGTTCCCCAATCAGTGATGTATGGATTCGTCAACGGATTGGCAATTGTCATTTTCCTTGCCCAAATATCACAGTTCAAAACAAGTGGAACTCATCCTGAATGGATGCAAGGTTCACAGTTATTCGTTATGCTTGGATTAGTAGCTTTAACAATTGGGCTTGTCATTTTAATTCCAAAGATCACAAAGGCAATTCCATCATCATTGGTAGCAATTATTTTCGTTTTCGGGTTGGTATATTTCATAGGAGTTGACACCAAGACGGTAAGCGACATTGCATCCGTTCAGGGTGGATTACCACCGTTTCATATTCCGTTAGTTCCTTTGGAATGGAATACCCTATACATCATTGCTCCATACGCTGCAATTATGGCAGGAGTTGGCTTAACAGAAGGTTTGCTTACATTGAATTTGGTGGATGAAATGACACAAACCAAAGGCAATGGAAATCGTGAAAGTATCGCTCAGGGAGGGGCGAATATTTTAAACGGCTTCTTTTTCGGAATGGGAGGTTGTCCAATGATTGCACAAACGTTGGTAAACTTATCCGCAGGCGCAAGAGCTCGACTTTCAGGTATAATTAGCGCATTGGCAATTCTGGCAATTGTACTTTTTGGTGCTCCCGTTATCGGAGAATTACCGATTGCTGCATTAACCGGTGTTATGATCATGGTTGCAATTGGCACATTTGAGTGGACAAGTTTCCGAATTTTTGGCAGGATGCCGAAAGCAGATATTATTATCATGCTAATTGTTACAGTAATCACCGTATTCATGCACAACCTTGCATTAGCTGTGTTGATTGGAGTAATTATTTCTGCCTTGGTTTTTGCGTGGGAAAATGCAAAGCGAATCCGTGCAAGAAAGTTTATTGACGATCACGGAGTAAAGCACTACGAAATTTTCGGCCCTTTGTTTTTTGGTTCTATTTCTGCCTTCAATGAAAAGTTTGATGTACTAGATGATCCTCAGGAGGTTGTGATTGATTTTTCGGAAAGTAGGGTTGCCGATATGTCAGCAATTGAAGCCCTGAATTCATTGACAGATCGTTATCAAAAGATTGGAAAAAAACTGCATTTGCGCCACCTGAGTGAAGATTGCCGACAGTTGCTGAAAAATGCCGATCGGATTATAGAGATAAATGTTTTGGAAGACCCTACTTATAGAGTAATGACCGACAATAGCTGA
- a CDS encoding peptidase M41 — translation MSENNNSNKPKRNPYAIYWVYAAIGIAVIAFQLFLGGSNDVEIKSQETFFRLADSNYVKEVRIVNRVRVDFRLTEEGKKFVKENSKGEFKKLKKALETKGRTMRAEKDPEFSLNISDAGRFEEKVDDMNEKHKAAHKKQIDYQFEEEVNYIGTIMGYLFPILIIIVIWIVIMRRMSGGSGGGPGGQIFNIGKSRAQVYEKGKSTNTTFKDVAGLEGAKEEIQEIVEFLKNPKKFTELGAKIPKGALLVGPPGTGKTLLAKAVAGEAKVPFFSLSGSDFVEMFVGVGASRVRDLFRQAKEKAPAIIFIDEIDAIGRARGKNAGFSSNDERENTLNQLLTEMDGFGTNSGVIILAATNRADVLDSALMRAGRFDRQIYVDMPDLNERREIFQVHLKPLKLAPNLDIEFLAKQTPGFSGADIANLCNEAALIAARKEKKHVEKQDFLDAVDRIIGGLEKKNKIITKEEKRAIAFHEAGHATTSWLLEHAHPLVKVTIVPRGRSLGAAWYLPEERSITTTEQILDEMCSALGGRAAEQLIFGKISTGALSDLEKVTKQAYAVVSIYGLNERLGNVSFYDSQGREMFTKPYSEDTARIIDEEVSKMIEVQYRRAIKILSENKDKLTLLADKLLEKEVIFKEDLEEIFGKRAWAEEELVNPPAPETPGPLHMMADEMEVTSTQQEETTESKPAKKKSASGKVEPLNGKTTDEPAEEKKTEE, via the coding sequence ATGTCAGAAAACAATAATTCGAACAAGCCGAAGAGAAATCCATACGCCATTTATTGGGTGTATGCTGCTATCGGTATTGCCGTCATCGCATTCCAGCTATTTTTGGGCGGATCGAATGACGTGGAGATTAAAAGTCAGGAGACCTTTTTCAGACTGGCTGATTCAAACTATGTGAAAGAGGTGCGCATCGTGAACCGTGTGCGTGTTGATTTCCGTCTGACAGAGGAAGGAAAAAAATTCGTGAAAGAAAATTCAAAAGGCGAATTCAAGAAATTGAAAAAAGCTTTGGAAACAAAAGGGCGTACAATGCGTGCCGAAAAAGATCCTGAATTTTCCCTCAATATTTCGGATGCAGGACGTTTTGAAGAAAAGGTAGATGATATGAATGAGAAGCATAAAGCCGCTCATAAAAAACAAATCGACTACCAGTTTGAAGAAGAAGTCAATTATATCGGTACCATTATGGGCTATCTCTTCCCTATTCTGATCATTATCGTGATCTGGATCGTGATCATGCGACGTATGTCGGGTGGTAGTGGAGGCGGACCTGGCGGACAAATTTTCAACATTGGAAAATCACGTGCGCAGGTTTACGAAAAAGGTAAATCGACCAATACTACCTTTAAAGACGTAGCCGGATTGGAAGGTGCCAAAGAAGAAATTCAGGAAATTGTTGAATTCCTGAAAAATCCGAAGAAATTTACCGAACTCGGGGCCAAGATCCCGAAAGGAGCCTTATTGGTAGGACCTCCGGGAACAGGTAAAACCTTGCTGGCGAAAGCCGTGGCAGGTGAAGCAAAAGTTCCGTTCTTCTCGCTTTCAGGTTCCGATTTCGTTGAAATGTTTGTAGGTGTAGGCGCATCGCGTGTACGTGATTTGTTCCGTCAGGCAAAAGAAAAAGCTCCTGCGATTATCTTCATTGATGAAATCGACGCCATTGGTAGAGCGCGTGGTAAAAACGCCGGATTCAGTTCCAACGACGAGCGCGAAAATACCCTGAACCAGTTATTGACGGAGATGGATGGTTTCGGAACCAATTCCGGAGTAATTATCCTGGCTGCAACAAACCGCGCCGATGTACTGGATAGCGCTTTGATGCGTGCGGGACGTTTTGACCGTCAGATTTACGTTGATATGCCCGATTTGAACGAGCGCAGGGAAATTTTCCAGGTACATTTGAAACCGTTGAAACTGGCTCCGAACTTAGACATCGAATTTTTAGCAAAACAAACTCCCGGATTCTCGGGTGCCGATATTGCCAACCTGTGTAACGAAGCTGCCCTGATCGCAGCACGTAAAGAAAAAAAGCACGTTGAAAAACAAGATTTCCTGGATGCTGTTGACCGTATCATCGGTGGTTTGGAAAAGAAAAACAAGATCATCACTAAAGAAGAGAAACGCGCGATTGCCTTCCACGAAGCCGGTCATGCAACTACTTCATGGTTATTGGAACACGCACATCCATTGGTAAAAGTAACCATCGTGCCACGTGGACGTTCATTGGGCGCTGCCTGGTATTTGCCGGAAGAACGCAGTATTACAACCACCGAGCAGATTTTGGATGAAATGTGCTCTGCTTTGGGTGGCCGTGCTGCCGAGCAATTGATCTTTGGTAAAATTTCTACTGGCGCATTGAGCGATTTGGAGAAAGTAACCAAACAGGCTTATGCTGTGGTTTCGATCTACGGACTCAACGAACGTTTAGGGAATGTTTCCTTCTACGATTCGCAAGGCCGTGAAATGTTTACCAAACCTTACTCGGAAGATACCGCACGCATCATCGATGAAGAAGTAAGTAAAATGATCGAAGTTCAATACAGACGCGCGATCAAAATTTTGAGCGAAAACAAGGATAAACTAACACTTTTGGCAGACAAGTTGCTGGAAAAAGAAGTCATTTTCAAAGAAGATTTGGAAGAGATTTTCGGAAAACGTGCCTGGGCTGAAGAAGAATTGGTAAATCCACCTGCACCGGAAACACCAGGTCCTCTTCACATGATGGCAGATGAAATGGAAGTAACTTCAACCCAACAGGAAGAAACCACAGAAAGTAAACCTGCGAAGAAAAAAAGTGCTTCCGGTAAAGTGGAGCCGCTAAACGGCAAAACAACCGACGAGCCTGCAGAAGAAAAGAAAACAGAAGAATAA
- the rsfS gene encoding ribosome silencing factor — translation MYKLKQDTDSQILCNAIVEGMQENKAKDIVVLDLRNIANAVTDFFVICSGESSTQVDGISSTVTRHTRQELQEKPWHQEGKTNSEWILLDYVSVVAHIFYKDARHFYELEDLWSDAIRTNIPNLN, via the coding sequence ATGTATAAATTAAAACAAGATACTGATTCTCAAATACTGTGCAACGCAATAGTAGAAGGAATGCAGGAAAACAAAGCAAAGGACATCGTTGTTCTCGATTTACGAAACATTGCCAATGCAGTAACTGACTTCTTCGTGATTTGTTCCGGAGAATCATCAACCCAGGTAGATGGTATCAGCTCAACCGTAACACGTCACACCCGCCAGGAATTGCAGGAAAAGCCGTGGCACCAGGAAGGAAAAACCAATTCGGAGTGGATTTTGTTGGATTACGTGAGCGTTGTTGCCCACATTTTCTACAAAGATGCGCGTCATTTTTACGAATTGGAGGACTTGTGGTCGGATGCGATTCGTACCAACATCCCTAACTTAAATTAA
- a CDS encoding excinuclease ABC subunit B yields the protein MDFQLISDFQPTGDQPTAIKQLVEGINSGVKHQTLLGVTGSGKTFTMANVIRDTGKPTLILSHNKTLAAQLYGEFKQFFPENSVEYFVSYYDYYQPEAYLPVTDTFIEKDLAINEELEKLRLSATSALLSGRKDVIVVSSVSCIYGIGNPNEFANSIISIEVGQRVSRNQFLLRLVENLYSRTELDFKRGTFRVKGDTIDIYLAYADYALRVEFWGDEIETIRAIDPENNAEIDRYPEINIYPANIFVSSPATTRRAIDQIGEDMAIQVENFRQERKIMEAKRLEERVSYDLEMMRELGYCSGIENYSRYFDQRDPGTRPFCLLDYFPDDFLMIVDESHVTLPQIRAMYGGDRSRKINLVEYGFRLQAAMDNRPLKFEEFEQIVNQIVYVSATPADYELEHSEGVVVEQLIRPTGLLDPIIEVRPSENQIDDLIEEIQIRRELDERTLVTTLTKRMAEELQKYLDKLGIPCRYIHSEVDTIERVEILRQLRLGEFDVLIGVNLLREGLDLPEVSLVAIIDADKEGFLRNERSLVQTVGRAARNVNGRVIMYADKMTDSMARTISETERRRKMQIAYNEEHGLVPTALNKSKEKIMRSTKVADGDPNMRQQKADYAESQLMMHEPPMVFHSPEELEKAITARRKQMEKAAKDLDFIEAARLRDELFELQARKKS from the coding sequence ATGGATTTTCAACTTATTTCAGATTTTCAGCCGACCGGCGATCAACCGACTGCGATCAAACAACTCGTTGAAGGAATCAATAGCGGAGTGAAGCACCAGACACTGCTTGGAGTAACCGGTAGCGGTAAAACTTTTACAATGGCCAATGTGATTCGCGATACCGGTAAACCAACGCTGATTCTTTCGCATAACAAAACACTGGCCGCTCAGTTGTATGGTGAATTCAAGCAGTTTTTTCCTGAAAATTCGGTAGAATATTTTGTGAGTTATTACGACTATTACCAACCCGAAGCTTATTTACCGGTGACGGATACGTTTATCGAAAAAGATTTGGCGATCAACGAGGAGTTGGAAAAATTGCGGCTTTCAGCCACTTCAGCATTGCTTTCGGGAAGAAAAGATGTGATTGTGGTGTCTTCCGTTTCGTGTATTTATGGTATCGGAAATCCGAATGAATTTGCCAATTCCATTATATCGATTGAAGTCGGACAACGGGTTTCGCGGAACCAGTTTTTGCTGCGTTTGGTAGAAAACCTGTATTCGCGTACTGAACTGGATTTTAAGCGCGGGACTTTCCGCGTAAAGGGCGATACGATTGATATTTACCTGGCATATGCCGATTATGCGTTGCGCGTCGAGTTTTGGGGTGATGAAATTGAAACCATCCGTGCGATTGATCCGGAAAACAATGCGGAAATAGATCGTTACCCGGAAATTAATATTTATCCGGCGAATATCTTTGTTTCCAGTCCGGCGACTACCAGGAGAGCTATAGACCAAATCGGTGAGGACATGGCGATCCAGGTTGAAAACTTCAGGCAGGAACGCAAAATAATGGAAGCCAAACGTTTGGAAGAGCGGGTTTCCTACGACCTGGAAATGATGCGTGAACTGGGTTATTGCTCGGGAATAGAAAACTATTCACGGTATTTTGATCAGCGCGATCCGGGAACACGGCCGTTCTGTTTGTTGGATTATTTCCCGGACGATTTTTTGATGATCGTTGATGAAAGCCATGTGACTTTGCCGCAAATCCGCGCGATGTATGGTGGCGACCGTTCCCGGAAAATCAACCTGGTAGAATACGGTTTTCGCTTACAAGCTGCTATGGATAACCGTCCGTTGAAGTTTGAAGAATTTGAACAGATCGTCAACCAGATTGTGTATGTTTCGGCGACACCAGCCGATTACGAATTGGAGCATTCGGAAGGTGTGGTTGTGGAACAACTGATTCGCCCGACCGGCTTGCTGGACCCGATTATTGAAGTGCGACCGAGTGAAAATCAGATTGACGATTTAATCGAGGAAATTCAGATCCGCCGCGAATTGGATGAACGAACGTTGGTCACCACGCTTACCAAAAGAATGGCCGAAGAATTGCAGAAATACCTTGACAAATTGGGTATTCCCTGTCGTTACATTCACTCGGAAGTGGATACCATTGAACGCGTTGAGATTTTGCGTCAGCTGCGTTTGGGTGAATTTGACGTGCTGATCGGTGTGAACCTGCTGCGCGAAGGATTGGATTTACCTGAAGTGAGCTTGGTAGCGATTATTGATGCGGACAAAGAAGGTTTCCTGCGCAACGAACGCTCGTTGGTGCAAACGGTAGGCCGCGCGGCCCGGAATGTGAACGGACGCGTGATCATGTACGCCGATAAAATGACCGATTCGATGGCACGGACCATCTCGGAAACCGAACGCCGGCGCAAGATGCAGATTGCTTACAACGAAGAACACGGATTGGTGCCGACGGCATTGAATAAATCGAAAGAAAAAATCATGCGCTCAACCAAAGTGGCGGATGGCGATCCGAATATGCGTCAGCAAAAAGCAGATTATGCCGAAAGTCAGTTGATGATGCATGAACCACCGATGGTTTTTCATAGTCCGGAGGAATTGGAAAAAGCCATTACAGCCAGGCGCAAACAGATGGAAAAAGCGGCCAAAGACCTTGATTTTATTGAAGCGGCACGATTACGTGATGAATTGTTTGAACTGCAGGCGAGGAAGAAAAGTTGA
- a CDS encoding 2-hydroxyhepta-2,4-diene-1,7-dioate isomerase, with product MKIICIGRNYADHAKEMNAPLPEAPVFFMKPDTAMLPVGSPFYIPDFTNDLHYECELVVKIKKAGKHIPENFAGDYYDEIGLGIDFTARDLQTACKEKGLPWEIGKAFDNSAPLGTFLPKTALNLADLTFTLLKNGELVQTGHTTDMIFTIDKLIAYVSQFITLKTGDLLFTGTPAGVGPVTIGDRLEGYIAEEKLLDLQIK from the coding sequence ATGAAAATAATCTGTATTGGCCGCAACTACGCCGATCATGCCAAAGAAATGAATGCTCCGCTACCGGAAGCTCCTGTTTTTTTCATGAAACCCGATACGGCAATGCTTCCTGTGGGAAGTCCATTTTACATTCCTGATTTCACTAATGATTTGCACTACGAATGCGAGTTGGTGGTAAAGATCAAAAAAGCAGGCAAACACATCCCTGAGAATTTCGCCGGCGATTATTACGACGAAATCGGTTTGGGAATCGACTTCACTGCCCGTGATTTACAAACGGCATGTAAAGAAAAAGGTTTGCCATGGGAAATCGGGAAAGCGTTTGACAACAGCGCTCCGCTGGGAACTTTCCTTCCGAAAACTGCACTCAACTTAGCCGATTTGACCTTCACCCTTCTCAAAAACGGGGAATTGGTGCAAACCGGTCATACAACCGACATGATTTTCACCATCGACAAACTGATTGCGTACGTTTCACAATTTATCACTCTGAAAACCGGTGATTTACTGTTTACAGGTACTCCGGCCGGTGTTGGTCCTGTGACTATCGGTGATCGTTTGGAAGGTTATATTGCCGAAGAAAAGTTGCTCGATTTACAAATCAAATAG
- a CDS encoding biotin--[acetyl-CoA-carboxylase] ligase, with protein MIGQKIILLDEVDSTNNYTAKLLNEGKMAHGTVILAEKQTAGRGQRGSLWHSASGKQFTCSVYTATAFLSVERYWYLNLAVALAVRETIQAFILEKAVIKWPNDILVNDKKIAGILIETQWNSGNIMGAIIGVGINLQRESDLSSSCSLVDFTDNNPEILEMARQLSSLLELQFERLRSGNWNEILQDYHAMLWKKDVLMDARIENDWEEGYIRGIDGIGNLLFEVNGEERSFGLKEIAFAY; from the coding sequence ATGATAGGACAGAAAATCATCCTTCTTGACGAGGTAGACTCTACGAACAATTATACTGCCAAGTTGCTTAACGAAGGTAAAATGGCACACGGCACTGTTATTTTGGCAGAGAAACAAACCGCCGGAAGAGGCCAGCGAGGCAGTTTATGGCATTCAGCCTCGGGAAAGCAGTTTACCTGCTCGGTTTATACTGCGACTGCTTTTTTGTCAGTCGAACGGTATTGGTACCTGAATTTGGCGGTTGCTTTGGCTGTCCGGGAAACGATTCAGGCATTTATTTTAGAAAAGGCAGTCATTAAATGGCCCAACGATATTCTGGTGAATGACAAAAAAATCGCCGGAATTCTCATCGAAACACAATGGAACTCGGGAAATATCATGGGTGCAATCATTGGTGTTGGAATCAACCTGCAGCGCGAATCGGATCTTTCTTCCAGTTGCAGCCTGGTTGATTTTACTGACAACAATCCGGAAATCCTGGAAATGGCACGTCAGCTGAGTTCATTACTTGAATTGCAGTTTGAACGTTTGCGTTCCGGGAACTGGAATGAGATTCTGCAGGATTACCACGCAATGCTTTGGAAAAAAGATGTGCTGATGGATGCGCGGATTGAAAATGACTGGGAGGAAGGATACATTCGTGGCATCGATGGCATCGGGAACCTGTTGTTTGAGGTAAACGGTGAAGAACGATCGTTTGGGTTGAAGGAAATTGCTTTCGCCTACTAA